In the genome of candidate division WOR-3 bacterium, the window GTAAGTCAAAATAATCAATGAAGAATTTTCCGCCCTCCGACCTTTTAATTATTACTTCAATATTCATAATTGTCCAAGAACCCAACAATACTTTTCTTCTCTCTGCCCATTTAAGAAGAGATAAACCCAAGATTTCTTTAATTTCGTATTTTTCTTCGAAAATTTCCCCAAATTTATTCAAATCCCAAATTAACCGAAAATCAGGAGCATTAATAAAAATTTCGGTATTTCTATCTATTTTACAAAATGAGAAATGGTGAAAAATTATTAAATAGGAACAGAGATGACAAATAGGAAGAGAAAACTTTAGATTCCAAAAGGCATTTGGCATTTCGGTTATAGCACCTCCTAATTCTCTGAGATGAATAGCCTGAAAGATTTCTCTCTGGGTTATAAATTTCTCAAAATTTCCTGAAAATTTTTTCTTTAATGAATTTAATTCCTCATCCGAAAGAAAATACCCCCTACACCAACTACATTTTTTTGAATTACCCTCTCTCACATTACTAAGACTTTCTATATAATATTTTTCAAAGAAATCTTTTTGTTTTGGTTGAATATAATTAGGATACCTTTTATTATTTCCCCAAATTTTGAATTCCTCCTCGAAATGAGTCTTATGATATTCAAAGATTTTTTCATAAGATTTTTTAATTGTTTCCCTATCAATCTCTATCTCTCCGCCATCTTTGAATTCAAAAGAGTGTTTATCAAAAGATTCTAAGACTTTTAAAAATCCAATCACACTGGCATTATAAAGCCAATTGGAAGGAATGAAACTTATTTTATTACCCATAATAACAACTTTAAATGTAAATAAAAATTATAATAAAGTCAATGATAATCAAATAATATTATCTGTTATCTTTTTGACATTGGTTAATATTTTTCTTTGAAACGAAATAGTCTCAGGAAAGGTATAAATTATTACGCTGTCACGATTTTTATCTATTTTACGCAAAATTTCTAATTCCATTTTTTTTAATTTCGCTTCAGTAAGATTGCCTTCAAAGACTGATTTTTGAATATGATGAAGATATTTACGACAAATTTTCATTACCGAGGCAAGCCTTTTTTGTTCTCCTTTTTCTGTTAAACAAATGTCGTAGACCAAAATCACTTTCATATTAGAACCAAACTTTTAAAGGTTGATATTTTTCTTCGCCTAATAAATGTTTGATCAATCGGTAAAGTTCAAACAAAATCAAATTTTTATATTTTACTT includes:
- the cas2 gene encoding CRISPR-associated endonuclease Cas2: MKVILVYDICLTEKGEQKRLASVMKICRKYLHHIQKSVFEGNLTEAKLKKMELEILRKIDKNRDSVIIYTFPETISFQRKILTNVKKITDNII
- the cas8a1 gene encoding type I-B CRISPR-associated protein Cas8b1/Cst1, whose protein sequence is MGNKISFIPSNWLYNASVIGFLKVLESFDKHSFEFKDGGEIEIDRETIKKSYEKIFEYHKTHFEEEFKIWGNNKRYPNYIQPKQKDFFEKYYIESLSNVREGNSKKCSWCRGYFLSDEELNSLKKKFSGNFEKFITQREIFQAIHLRELGGAITEMPNAFWNLKFSLPICHLCSYLIIFHHFSFCKIDRNTEIFINAPDFRLIWDLNKFGEIFEEKYEIKEILGLSLLKWAERRKVLLGSWTIMNIEVIIKRSEGGKFFIDYFDLPYSITKILLDYEIANLINQINEEKIFELILNGKFTELEMVNYYVLKTLLKLKNKENISQNDPIIKYLSEDKYKKKVYLEKIAKILPELYGKILKHLEREVKMNKNIDRLMEKLKAKGTEFSQKEVGKSINDIAYKLLEQIRLGNKDNVYYLLLRCFVANKEKMPEELIDVFKLENDKYFKTLIFSFLASILGGEV